The Blautia hydrogenotrophica DSM 10507 genome window below encodes:
- a CDS encoding pyridoxal phosphate-dependent aminotransferase has product MGRISEEGRSLERSAIRLFLEEQTRIAGTCGDMISFTVGEPDFPTPPNIVEAGMRALKTGKTKYAPNAGIPELKRAVSEYLKRDYGVYYDSQTQILITPSGMDTLRLAAAAVLDREDEMIVSDPCWSNHPNHPKMVHGRPVFVPLREENSFVYAMEDLEAAVTDRTKAILLNYPNNPTGAVLGYEDLMEFCDFCKRHDLIVISDEVYHDIIFDGLKFYSPTMIEGMKERVILCQSFSKSFSMTGWRLAYAAGPADLIDAMGRINENSISCVNTFVQWAGIEALNSRTKKYVESMVSEFQKRRDLVYQGINGTGRLRCAKPRGAFYAFVNIRDTGLSSEEFAQRLLKEKHVGVVPGSGFGMSGEGYIRISYATSAEDIHEGLRRIREFVDRL; this is encoded by the coding sequence ATGGGAAGAATATCAGAAGAAGGAAGAAGTCTGGAGAGATCAGCGATCAGGCTTTTTCTGGAAGAGCAGACTCGGATTGCCGGGACTTGTGGGGATATGATTTCGTTTACGGTGGGAGAACCGGATTTTCCCACGCCGCCCAATATTGTGGAGGCAGGGATGAGAGCATTGAAGACGGGAAAGACGAAGTATGCGCCCAATGCAGGAATTCCTGAGTTAAAGAGAGCGGTCTCGGAATATCTTAAAAGAGACTATGGGGTGTACTACGATTCTCAGACACAGATATTGATTACTCCCAGCGGCATGGATACTCTTCGTTTGGCAGCAGCGGCAGTGCTGGACCGGGAGGATGAGATGATTGTCAGTGATCCTTGCTGGAGTAACCATCCCAATCACCCAAAGATGGTGCATGGCAGGCCGGTTTTTGTGCCTCTCAGGGAAGAGAACAGTTTTGTCTATGCGATGGAGGATTTGGAAGCGGCGGTCACTGACCGGACGAAGGCGATTTTGCTCAATTATCCCAACAATCCCACAGGAGCGGTTCTGGGATACGAGGATTTGATGGAATTCTGCGATTTCTGCAAGAGACATGATCTGATCGTGATTTCTGACGAGGTCTACCATGACATTATTTTTGATGGCCTGAAATTTTACAGTCCCACAATGATTGAGGGGATGAAAGAGAGGGTGATTTTATGCCAGTCTTTTTCAAAATCTTTTTCCATGACGGGGTGGAGACTGGCCTATGCGGCTGGGCCTGCGGATCTTATTGACGCCATGGGGAGAATTAATGAGAACTCGATTTCATGCGTAAATACCTTTGTACAGTGGGCTGGGATTGAGGCGTTGAATAGCCGGACTAAAAAGTATGTAGAGTCTATGGTCAGCGAATTCCAGAAAAGAAGAGATTTGGTGTATCAGGGAATCAATGGGACAGGAAGACTGCGCTGCGCGAAGCCAAGGGGAGCCTTCTATGCCTTTGTGAACATCCGGGATACCGGGCTTTCTTCGGAGGAGTTTGCCCAAAGGTTGCTGAAGGAGAAGCATGTGGGCGTGGTGCCGGGCAGCGGTTTTGGGATGTCTGGGGAAGGGTACATACGGATTTCTTATGCCACTTCAGCAGAGGATATCCACGAAGGGCTGCGGAGAATACGGGAGTTTGTGGACAGACTTTAA
- a CDS encoding bifunctional enoyl-CoA hydratase/phosphate acetyltransferase has product MLNSLEAILKNVKNEERRTVAVAAAADREIMEVVREAETDGLANFILIGDEKEIRELQQEEGIDTDAEIIHEPDEKKAAKLAVRLVKEQKAQAVMKGLLYTKEFMKAVLDKEEGLHTGKLISQISIIDSIQGDGIQMITDGVISIAPDLDAKRKIIENAVELAHKLGYECPKVALLGAVEVINPVMMDTLDAAALCKMNERGQIKGCVLDGPLALDNAVSAEAARHKKIKSSVAGSADILLVPNIQTGNVLIKALTYYAKKDMASAIAGASAPVIMTSRTDSIRNKILSMALAVYLSK; this is encoded by the coding sequence GTGCTGAATAGCTTAGAGGCCATCTTGAAGAATGTGAAAAATGAGGAGAGAAGGACAGTGGCAGTCGCAGCAGCCGCTGACCGAGAAATTATGGAAGTGGTGCGGGAGGCAGAAACTGACGGACTGGCGAACTTTATCTTGATTGGTGATGAGAAGGAGATCCGTGAACTTCAGCAGGAGGAAGGGATAGACACTGATGCAGAGATTATTCATGAACCGGATGAGAAAAAAGCTGCAAAGTTGGCGGTTCGTCTTGTAAAAGAACAGAAAGCGCAGGCAGTTATGAAAGGGCTGCTGTACACGAAGGAGTTTATGAAGGCGGTTTTGGACAAGGAGGAAGGGCTTCACACAGGAAAGTTAATCAGTCAAATTTCAATTATTGATAGTATACAAGGTGATGGGATACAGATGATTACAGATGGTGTAATTTCTATCGCGCCGGACCTGGATGCTAAGAGAAAAATCATTGAAAATGCTGTGGAGTTGGCCCATAAGTTGGGATACGAATGTCCAAAAGTGGCGCTTTTAGGAGCGGTGGAAGTCATAAATCCAGTAATGATGGATACTTTGGATGCGGCAGCTCTGTGTAAGATGAATGAGAGGGGCCAGATTAAAGGTTGTGTGTTGGACGGCCCTTTGGCATTGGATAATGCTGTTTCAGCGGAGGCAGCCAGGCATAAGAAGATTAAAAGTTCGGTGGCTGGCTCGGCAGATATTTTGTTGGTTCCCAATATCCAGACAGGAAATGTCTTGATTAAAGCACTTACATACTATGCAAAGAAAGACATGGCATCCGCCATCGCAGGCGCATCGGCACCAGTTATTATGACATCCAGGACAGATTCGATACGAAATAAAATATTGTCGATGGCACTGGCGGTATATTTATCGAAGTAG
- a CDS encoding 4Fe-4S binding protein codes for MQKQREKLLREQEKCNLLGPVAATFTSANTGSWRLERPAVNFDICVKCGTCARYCPAGIIVVDKTVKEGVYFDWNYCKGCGICANECPKQCISMIPEGGEQI; via the coding sequence ATGCAGAAGCAGCGAGAGAAACTTTTGAGAGAACAAGAAAAATGTAATCTTCTAGGGCCGGTCGCGGCGACTTTTACCAGTGCTAATACTGGTTCCTGGAGATTAGAACGTCCGGCTGTGAATTTTGACATTTGTGTAAAGTGCGGAACTTGTGCGCGATACTGTCCAGCAGGAATTATTGTGGTGGATAAGACTGTAAAAGAAGGCGTTTATTTTGATTGGAATTATTGTAAGGGCTGTGGGATTTGTGCCAATGAATGTCCGAAGCAATGTATCTCTATGATACCGGAAGGAGGGGAGCAGATATGA
- the porA gene encoding hypothetical protein: MRKKMLDGNGAAAEAMRLARPKVIALYPITPQSSISEKLAEYVDDGELDAKYIRVESEHSAMSAVTAAALTGVRAGTATASQGLALMTEVLSMTSGLRLPVVMPVVNRGLAAPWTLQCEHGDAMTVKDLGWMQFYCQNVQEVFDLMMVAYRVSEDKRVLTPAMVCLDGFFLSHSMQKLELPSQEEVDDFIGDYVPQNMYLDTEDPMFCCDLTGPEEFTEMRYQQKIGMDQAMKVISEVMKEYREKFGHELCEIEEYKLEDAQVALVALGSMCGTVKHVVNKMRDKGEKVGLLKITMFRPFPGEQIRKALAHIPVIGVFDRSSCLGNQCGPLWSEVAAALTRTDVDVRHYIGGLGGRDVPASVVEKMFLELLAIKEGKRNVNTEWIDVKEDAMRLRQVTRYARD; the protein is encoded by the coding sequence ATGAGAAAAAAGATGCTGGATGGAAATGGGGCAGCTGCGGAGGCTATGCGTCTTGCCAGACCGAAGGTCATAGCACTGTATCCAATTACGCCTCAGTCATCTATCTCAGAGAAGCTGGCAGAATATGTAGATGACGGCGAACTGGACGCAAAATATATCCGTGTGGAATCGGAACACTCAGCTATGTCAGCGGTGACGGCCGCAGCTCTTACTGGTGTGAGGGCGGGGACGGCGACTGCTTCCCAGGGATTGGCATTGATGACGGAGGTATTGTCTATGACTTCAGGGCTGCGGCTGCCGGTCGTCATGCCTGTGGTAAACCGTGGACTGGCGGCACCTTGGACGCTACAGTGTGAACATGGTGATGCGATGACAGTCAAAGATTTGGGGTGGATGCAATTCTATTGTCAGAATGTCCAAGAGGTATTTGACCTGATGATGGTGGCATATAGAGTGTCGGAAGACAAGAGAGTACTGACGCCGGCTATGGTATGCCTGGACGGATTCTTTTTATCGCATTCTATGCAAAAGCTGGAGCTGCCGTCTCAGGAAGAGGTAGATGATTTTATCGGAGATTATGTACCCCAGAATATGTATTTGGATACAGAGGACCCTATGTTTTGCTGCGATCTGACTGGACCGGAGGAATTTACGGAGATGAGATATCAGCAGAAGATAGGAATGGACCAGGCTATGAAGGTTATCTCAGAGGTCATGAAGGAGTATCGGGAGAAATTTGGACATGAACTTTGTGAAATCGAGGAATACAAGCTGGAGGATGCACAGGTAGCCTTGGTGGCCCTAGGTTCCATGTGTGGAACAGTCAAGCATGTAGTAAATAAGATGCGTGACAAGGGAGAGAAAGTAGGACTGTTGAAGATAACGATGTTTCGTCCTTTCCCTGGGGAGCAGATCAGGAAGGCTCTGGCTCATATTCCTGTGATCGGAGTCTTCGATCGCAGCTCCTGTCTGGGAAATCAGTGCGGACCACTGTGGAGTGAGGTGGCAGCGGCATTGACCCGAACAGATGTGGATGTGCGTCATTACATAGGTGGCCTAGGAGGCAGGGATGTTCCGGCCTCGGTGGTGGAAAAAATGTTCTTGGAACTGTTGGCGATTAAGGAAGGCAAACGGAACGTCAATACGGAGTGGATTGATGTGAAAGAGGATGCAATGAGATTAAGGCAGGTGACGAGATATGCTAGAGATTAG
- a CDS encoding PLP-dependent aminotransferase family protein codes for MRISFAERMKGMKGTSVRNKLFDDPMLISFAAGKPEGKLFPADELIPSVIEILQRDYQEALQYSDTEGIPDLRSLIAEQRMREAGVRTTADRITLTSGSQEGIEMSAKIFVNPGDVIICENPSYVGAYSAFEAYQPSYVGISLDEDGMKMDELEQALKAHPEAKMIYTIPDFQNPTGIVMSDERRRRLAQLAAEYEIPVIEDCPYGDLYYDGDRHPAVKSFDEEGWVIMLGSFSKIFCPGFRIGWVCAEPQILEKYILCKQSSNLQCSTLDEKIAAEYMRKFDLNTHIEEVRAVYRGRRDRMLECIEKYLPSGVRYTKPHGGFFVWLELKEEIDGGELLIEAAREAKVGFVQGGGFFTGPGHENYIRLSYSFVDEEQIEEGMRRLGLLLKKYY; via the coding sequence ATGAGGATTTCATTTGCAGAGAGAATGAAGGGAATGAAAGGGACGTCTGTGAGAAATAAACTGTTTGACGATCCAATGCTTATTTCTTTTGCGGCAGGTAAGCCTGAGGGAAAGCTGTTTCCAGCGGACGAATTGATACCTTCTGTGATCGAGATTTTACAGAGGGATTATCAGGAGGCCCTTCAGTACAGTGACACAGAAGGTATTCCAGATTTACGCAGCTTGATCGCAGAGCAGAGGATGAGAGAGGCCGGGGTGAGAACGACTGCTGACAGGATTACATTGACTTCTGGTTCTCAGGAGGGAATTGAGATGTCAGCAAAAATCTTTGTGAATCCGGGGGATGTGATCATCTGTGAGAATCCTAGTTATGTGGGAGCGTATTCTGCATTTGAGGCGTACCAGCCTAGTTACGTGGGAATATCTCTGGACGAGGATGGAATGAAGATGGACGAGCTAGAACAGGCATTGAAAGCTCATCCTGAGGCGAAGATGATTTACACGATTCCAGATTTTCAGAATCCTACAGGAATTGTCATGAGCGATGAACGCCGGAGGAGGTTGGCCCAGTTAGCGGCAGAATACGAGATACCGGTGATAGAAGACTGTCCCTATGGAGATCTGTACTACGATGGAGACCGTCATCCGGCTGTGAAGAGCTTTGACGAAGAAGGCTGGGTGATTATGCTGGGATCGTTTTCAAAGATTTTTTGTCCAGGTTTTCGAATTGGATGGGTATGTGCGGAACCTCAGATATTGGAAAAATATATTTTGTGTAAGCAGTCTTCGAATTTGCAGTGTAGCACATTGGATGAAAAGATTGCGGCAGAGTACATGAGAAAATTTGATTTGAATACTCATATCGAGGAGGTCAGAGCAGTTTACCGTGGAAGACGAGATCGCATGTTGGAGTGTATTGAGAAATATTTGCCAAGTGGTGTGAGGTACACGAAACCTCATGGAGGTTTTTTCGTTTGGTTGGAACTGAAGGAAGAGATAGACGGAGGAGAACTGTTGATCGAGGCTGCCAGAGAAGCAAAAGTAGGGTTTGTGCAGGGTGGCGGATTCTTTACAGGACCGGGACATGAGAATTACATTCGACTAAGTTATTCCTTTGTGGATGAGGAACAGATCGAGGAAGGGATGCGGCGTCTTGGATTACTTCTAAAGAAATACTATTGA
- a CDS encoding UbiD family decarboxylase produces the protein MKKNVDSLRSALDLLRTMPGQLLETNTAVNTEAELAGIYRYVGAGGTVSRPTKEGPAMLFHNIQNHPGTSVAIGLLASRKRVAALLDCPAQELGKKLFRCTEHPVPPVLSQKPAPCQEIIHKSSDLGFDLHKLLPAPTNTPDDAGPYITLGMCYATHPDTGLHDVTIHRLCIQGERELSIFFTPGARHIGAMAERAEQLGQTLPISISIGVDPAIEIGSCFEPPTTPLGYDELAIAGALRQKPVTLTRCLTINEFAIANAEYVIEGEVQPNIRIREDQRRGTGYAMPEFPGYTGPSSDQCWLIKVSAVTHRRNPIMQTCIGPSEEHVSMAGIPTEASIFAMIEKAMPGRLKNLYCSSSGGGKFMAILQFQKLSASDEGRQRQAALLAFSAFSELKHIFLVDEDVDCFDINDVLWAMNTRFQGDKDIITIPGVRCHPLDPSNSPDFSPSILDQGIACKTIFDCTVPYHLKSRFIRSRFLELDPSPWLREEKKDHAK, from the coding sequence ATGAAAAAAAATGTTGACAGTTTAAGAAGTGCTCTCGATTTACTCAGAACTATGCCAGGACAGCTCCTGGAAACAAACACAGCGGTAAACACGGAAGCTGAGCTTGCCGGTATCTACCGCTACGTGGGTGCCGGCGGAACCGTCTCAAGACCCACGAAAGAAGGCCCCGCCATGCTTTTTCACAATATTCAAAATCATCCCGGAACCTCCGTAGCCATCGGACTTCTTGCCAGCCGCAAAAGAGTAGCCGCTCTGCTGGACTGTCCTGCACAAGAATTGGGCAAGAAACTATTTCGATGTACCGAACATCCAGTTCCCCCTGTCCTCTCCCAAAAACCAGCTCCTTGCCAAGAAATTATTCACAAAAGTTCTGATCTTGGTTTTGACTTGCACAAGCTGCTACCTGCCCCCACCAATACTCCCGATGATGCCGGACCGTATATTACTCTGGGAATGTGTTATGCTACCCACCCGGATACTGGCCTGCACGATGTAACCATACACCGTCTCTGTATCCAAGGAGAGAGAGAACTCTCCATCTTTTTCACCCCAGGAGCCAGACATATCGGTGCGATGGCCGAGAGAGCTGAGCAGTTAGGCCAGACGCTGCCTATCTCCATCAGTATTGGTGTTGACCCGGCTATAGAAATTGGCTCCTGTTTTGAGCCGCCTACTACCCCATTAGGTTATGACGAACTGGCAATTGCCGGAGCTCTGAGACAAAAACCAGTAACATTAACTCGCTGTCTCACCATAAACGAATTTGCCATCGCCAATGCGGAATATGTAATCGAAGGTGAAGTACAGCCCAACATCCGCATCCGCGAAGACCAAAGGCGCGGCACTGGTTATGCAATGCCTGAATTTCCAGGTTACACAGGACCTTCCAGTGACCAATGCTGGCTCATAAAAGTATCCGCAGTAACACATCGTCGTAATCCTATCATGCAAACCTGCATCGGCCCTAGCGAAGAACACGTATCCATGGCAGGTATTCCCACAGAGGCTAGCATCTTCGCCATGATTGAAAAAGCTATGCCTGGTCGTCTGAAGAATCTCTACTGTTCTTCTTCTGGAGGAGGAAAATTTATGGCTATCCTTCAGTTTCAGAAACTGTCAGCCAGCGACGAAGGTCGTCAGAGACAGGCCGCACTTTTGGCCTTCTCAGCTTTTAGTGAACTCAAGCACATTTTCCTAGTGGATGAAGATGTGGACTGTTTTGACATAAACGATGTTCTTTGGGCCATGAACACCCGCTTTCAAGGAGATAAGGACATCATCACGATTCCGGGAGTCCGCTGCCATCCCTTAGACCCATCCAACAGCCCGGATTTTTCCCCTTCTATTTTAGACCAAGGAATCGCCTGTAAGACTATCTTCGACTGTACTGTTCCCTATCACCTAAAATCTCGCTTCATAAGATCACGTTTTTTAGAATTGGACCCGTCACCATGGCTGAGAGAGGAGAAAAAAGACCATGCAAAATAA
- a CDS encoding 2-oxoacid:acceptor oxidoreductase family protein gives MIQLKFYGIGGQGVVTAAKLLSKAVSLYEDEYAITVPSYGHERRGAPVNTSIIVDREPVLLNSFVYEPDIVVVFDPELIHKKVNVAEGIHPDSVLVLNSERKDVLKAYSEIGFRSIYYVDGTAIAYRHIHRAIPNCSMLGAVAAIGVAGIESVDKAIMETFGEKAGVKNAEAARETFERTRKM, from the coding sequence ATGATTCAGTTAAAATTTTATGGAATTGGAGGACAAGGGGTAGTCACCGCCGCGAAGCTGCTGTCTAAGGCAGTATCGCTTTATGAGGATGAATATGCAATTACAGTTCCTTCTTATGGGCATGAGAGACGGGGAGCACCGGTGAATACCAGCATCATTGTAGATCGGGAACCTGTGCTTTTGAATTCTTTTGTTTACGAGCCGGATATTGTGGTTGTTTTTGACCCAGAACTTATTCACAAAAAAGTAAATGTGGCGGAGGGGATTCATCCGGACAGTGTATTGGTACTGAACAGCGAACGGAAGGATGTGCTGAAAGCTTACAGTGAGATAGGCTTTCGTAGCATCTATTATGTGGACGGTACGGCAATTGCTTACCGACATATTCATAGGGCTATTCCAAATTGTTCCATGCTAGGAGCGGTGGCAGCGATTGGAGTGGCAGGAATCGAATCTGTGGATAAGGCTATCATGGAGACATTTGGAGAGAAGGCGGGTGTGAAAAATGCAGAAGCAGCGAGAGAAACTTTTGAGAGAACAAGAAAAATGTAA
- a CDS encoding thiamine pyrophosphate-dependent enzyme: MLEIRHETEGLVSKGVSACAGCGLEIVMRNVMEALDEDVIVVIPPGCSALFSGFGAETNLKIPGYQGNLENTAASASGIRTALDAKGNTHTTVLCFAGDGATADIGLQSLSGAFERQDRILYLCYDNEAYMNTGIQGSSSTPYMASTTTTPGGKKTGRKDLGQIAIAHNIPYVATAAVHNLPDLKRKVKKARQTQGPAFLHVYAPCPTGWRSAPEKTIEISRLAEQTGCWVLYEYVDGEVNVNSKINELKPVEKYLCLQGRFRHLGAEQREEFQRYVEKSHCETMRRLEFMSRR; the protein is encoded by the coding sequence ATGCTAGAGATTAGACATGAGACGGAAGGACTGGTTTCCAAAGGGGTCAGTGCTTGTGCCGGTTGCGGTTTGGAAATCGTAATGAGAAATGTGATGGAGGCATTGGATGAGGATGTGATTGTAGTAATTCCGCCGGGGTGTTCTGCACTGTTTTCCGGTTTTGGAGCGGAGACAAATCTAAAGATACCAGGATATCAGGGGAATTTGGAGAATACGGCTGCCAGCGCATCTGGAATACGCACAGCTTTGGATGCAAAGGGAAATACTCACACGACAGTGCTGTGTTTTGCGGGAGATGGGGCTACGGCAGATATTGGGCTACAGTCATTGTCAGGAGCTTTTGAGCGTCAAGATCGAATTTTGTATCTGTGTTATGACAATGAGGCATATATGAATACAGGAATTCAAGGGAGTAGTTCTACTCCTTACATGGCAAGTACGACTACAACCCCTGGTGGAAAGAAAACTGGGAGAAAAGATCTGGGACAGATTGCTATTGCCCATAATATTCCCTATGTGGCTACCGCTGCGGTTCACAATCTTCCAGACTTGAAGCGTAAGGTAAAAAAGGCGAGACAGACACAGGGGCCAGCCTTCCTTCATGTATATGCTCCCTGTCCCACGGGATGGAGAAGTGCACCGGAGAAGACAATTGAGATTTCAAGGCTTGCGGAACAGACAGGTTGCTGGGTCCTCTATGAGTATGTAGATGGAGAGGTAAATGTGAACAGTAAGATTAACGAGCTAAAACCTGTAGAGAAGTATCTTTGTCTTCAGGGGAGGTTCCGACATTTGGGAGCAGAGCAGAGGGAAGAGTTTCAGAGGTATGTAGAGAAGAGCCATTGTGAGACGATGAGAAGATTAGAATTTATGAGTCGGCGGTGA
- a CDS encoding aspartate/glutamate racemase family protein, whose protein sequence is MKVGVIAGSPVDTQMGVEVLNVRGIETYAYPAAKAAREQTEFQMQSSEVRTNRIQRLIQSAQSDGMNAMMIYCNSLSSTVDMEMLSRKLGIKIVTPLMAYACYAKQYQVLSVLAGNNQGLAGIERAILQSNLSCTVVGASLLPMVVEIEAQTLPEQIVEKFHLMSLFEFFESAGAEAFILGCTHFPYIRRVLDEKVRIPILDPADKMYELLVND, encoded by the coding sequence ATGAAGGTTGGTGTTATAGCAGGTTCTCCAGTTGATACACAGATGGGAGTAGAAGTTTTAAATGTAAGAGGGATAGAAACTTATGCTTATCCTGCTGCAAAAGCGGCGAGGGAGCAGACAGAATTTCAAATGCAGTCTTCGGAGGTTCGGACGAACAGAATTCAAAGACTAATTCAATCGGCTCAATCAGATGGCATGAATGCAATGATGATATATTGTAATTCACTGAGCTCGACGGTGGACATGGAGATGTTGTCGAGGAAGCTAGGAATCAAGATCGTAACACCGCTCATGGCCTATGCCTGTTATGCGAAACAGTATCAAGTGCTTTCTGTGTTGGCAGGTAATAATCAAGGCTTAGCAGGAATTGAACGAGCTATTTTGCAGTCAAATCTTTCCTGCACAGTTGTCGGAGCCAGCTTGCTGCCTATGGTTGTGGAAATAGAAGCTCAGACGCTACCAGAACAAATAGTTGAAAAATTTCATTTGATGAGTTTGTTTGAATTTTTTGAGAGTGCCGGGGCGGAAGCTTTTATTTTAGGTTGTACACATTTTCCGTATATACGAAGAGTGTTGGATGAGAAGGTAAGAATTCCTATTTTAGACCCAGCGGATAAGATGTACGAATTGCTCGTGAATGACTGA
- the buk gene encoding butyrate kinase — translation MSYLILVINFGSTSTKISVFENTAERLKVSVKHLPEELALYRTVGEQKEFREETVVRTLKEQGFQLEQFQAIASRGGNCRPVPGGIYRINEAMLEDIKSGRYGIHATGVGCEVAFELGKKFRIPALTADPPIADEFCELARFSGKKELPRISSGHVLNQKRTARIVAQMRGTSYEKSNMIVVHLGGGVSVGAHRRGKLIDMNNALDGEGPFSPERTGTIVVEEVIHLCFSGEYTEEEASRYFKGQGGLTSYLGTNNGEEIEKRIVSGDAYAKMVFQAMAYQVSKEIGGMYTVLEGKVDAIALTGGLAHSKCLTEEIKKRTGCLAPVYLVPGENEMVALAESSLRYLTGAEKAREYEEVITC, via the coding sequence GTGTCATATCTCATATTGGTGATTAATTTTGGTTCGACTTCCACGAAAATTTCTGTCTTTGAGAATACCGCGGAGCGGCTAAAAGTCTCCGTTAAACATCTGCCTGAAGAATTGGCCTTATATCGGACCGTGGGAGAACAGAAAGAATTTCGTGAGGAAACGGTAGTAAGGACACTAAAGGAACAGGGATTTCAACTGGAACAGTTTCAGGCTATTGCATCCAGGGGTGGAAACTGTAGGCCTGTGCCAGGAGGAATTTACAGAATTAACGAGGCGATGCTCGAGGATATCAAGAGTGGAAGATACGGAATACATGCGACAGGAGTCGGTTGTGAAGTTGCGTTTGAGTTGGGAAAAAAATTCCGCATCCCTGCATTGACGGCGGACCCTCCCATCGCGGACGAATTCTGTGAATTGGCCAGGTTTTCAGGAAAGAAGGAGCTGCCCAGAATATCAAGTGGCCATGTACTGAATCAAAAGAGGACTGCCAGAATTGTAGCACAGATGAGGGGGACTTCTTATGAGAAATCCAATATGATTGTCGTGCACCTAGGCGGCGGAGTCTCTGTGGGAGCCCACCGGAGAGGAAAATTGATTGACATGAACAATGCTCTGGATGGAGAAGGACCATTTTCTCCAGAACGTACTGGGACGATTGTTGTGGAAGAAGTTATACATCTGTGCTTCAGCGGGGAATATACAGAGGAAGAGGCATCGCGGTATTTCAAAGGACAGGGAGGATTAACCTCTTATTTGGGAACCAATAATGGAGAGGAAATTGAAAAGAGAATTGTGTCCGGAGACGCCTATGCGAAAATGGTTTTTCAGGCAATGGCCTACCAAGTGTCAAAAGAGATCGGAGGCATGTATACGGTGTTGGAGGGAAAGGTAGATGCAATTGCTTTAACAGGTGGCTTGGCCCATTCTAAATGTCTTACAGAAGAGATTAAAAAACGTACAGGTTGTCTGGCCCCTGTCTATTTGGTACCGGGGGAGAATGAAATGGTCGCGTTGGCTGAGAGCTCTCTTCGGTATCTGACAGGGGCAGAAAAGGCGAGAGAGTATGAGGAGGTGATTACGTGCTGA
- a CDS encoding UbiX family flavin prenyltransferase — protein sequence MQNKKKRILIGSSGASGMPLLLCCLELIRKAENYESHLILTPSALLTLEHECGLKEKDLQKYADKIYSPEDIGASPASGSFLTEGMLVIPCSMKTLAGIQTGYTDNLLLRAADVTIKEQRRLILAVRESPLSAIHLRNMAQLALLPGVRIMPLMLTYYHCPRTLEDMTNQVAARLVEPFGIKSEEYHRWEGLKT from the coding sequence ATGCAAAATAAGAAAAAACGTATTCTCATTGGTTCTAGCGGAGCAAGCGGCATGCCTCTTCTACTTTGCTGTCTGGAACTGATTCGCAAAGCTGAAAACTATGAATCTCACCTGATTCTGACTCCCAGTGCCCTCCTCACTTTAGAGCATGAATGTGGACTAAAAGAAAAAGATCTCCAAAAATACGCTGATAAAATTTACTCTCCTGAAGACATCGGCGCTTCACCTGCAAGCGGTTCTTTTCTGACTGAAGGAATGTTAGTGATTCCCTGTAGTATGAAAACTCTCGCTGGCATTCAGACTGGCTACACAGATAATCTTCTCCTGCGTGCTGCTGATGTGACAATCAAAGAACAGCGTCGGCTTATTCTGGCTGTAAGAGAATCTCCCCTGAGCGCCATTCACTTAAGGAATATGGCCCAACTCGCACTTCTTCCTGGTGTACGAATTATGCCACTTATGTTAACCTATTACCATTGTCCACGTACTCTAGAAGATATGACAAATCAAGTAGCTGCCAGACTTGTAGAACCCTTTGGAATTAAATCTGAAGAATACCACAGATGGGAGGGATTAAAAACATGA